The following coding sequences lie in one Candidatus Methylomirabilota bacterium genomic window:
- a CDS encoding zeta toxin family protein: MSVDPLASIRAALPAQPVLLFLAGPNGAGKTTFFEEYLDDLGLPYVNADRIARVLRNADPTASSDDIDRRAFIEAERLRRAFVEARLSFCTETVFSDPADAKLKFLKNARARGFTIFLIFIGLDSPVLATARARQRVQHGGHDVPDEKLHARFPANLRAAIPIVDEAFVFDNSSYDTPYRVVAVYQRGQIVSRHPPLPLWTRGLPGL; encoded by the coding sequence GTGAGCGTTGATCCGCTGGCATCGATCCGCGCGGCCCTGCCGGCCCAGCCGGTCCTGCTATTTCTCGCGGGGCCCAACGGCGCCGGGAAGACCACTTTTTTCGAGGAGTACCTCGATGATCTTGGGCTACCGTACGTCAACGCGGACCGCATTGCCCGCGTTCTCCGCAACGCCGACCCGACCGCCTCGTCCGATGACATCGACCGCCGGGCCTTCATCGAGGCCGAGCGACTGCGAAGGGCCTTCGTCGAAGCGCGCCTGTCCTTCTGCACCGAGACCGTCTTCTCCGACCCCGCCGATGCCAAGCTGAAGTTCCTCAAAAACGCCCGGGCCCGCGGCTTCACCATATTTCTGATTTTCATCGGCCTCGACAGTCCCGTCCTCGCAACCGCACGGGCGAGGCAGAGAGTCCAACACGGCGGCCACGATGTACCGGACGAGAAGTTGCACGCGCGCTTTCCAGCAAACCTGCGCGCCGCGATTCCGATCGTCGACGAGGCGTTCGTGTTCGATAACAGCTCCTATGACACGCCCTACCGTGTCGTCGCCGTTTACCAGCGAGGCCAAATCGTGAGCCGACATCCGCCCCTGCCTCTGTGGACGCGCGGACTTCCCGGCCTCTGA